A part of Aegilops tauschii subsp. strangulata cultivar AL8/78 chromosome 2, Aet v6.0, whole genome shotgun sequence genomic DNA contains:
- the LOC109786768 gene encoding transcription factor IBH1 yields MDGKGATESSNPNRVVESVPSAAVASASAPTKRMLAFHFLRALSRIHGAAGPARRRTRTIRRAAYSSMARATGPRRAWSRALLLQAQARARRSRAETSRRAAVLVRRRVVAGPAAAPAPARAAPVGGQASAAAARAALAPPPPPARQAGEPARSDALRRLVPGGAGMEYCSLLEETADYVRCLRAQVQLMQGLADLFSCQ; encoded by the coding sequence ATGGACGGGAAGGGCGCGACGGAGAGCTCAAACCCTAACCGCGTCGTTGAGAGCGTACCATCGGCGGCCGtggcgtcggcgtcggcgccgACGAAGCGCATGCTGGCGTTCCACTTCCTGCGCGCGCTGTCCCGGATCCACGGCGCGGCCGGCCCGGCCAGGCGCCGCACGCGCACCATCCGCCGCGCGGCCTACTCATCCATGGCGCGCGCCACCGGGCCGCGCCGCGCATGGAGCCGCGCGCTGCTGCTCCAGGCCCAGGCGCGCGCGCGGAGATCCAGGGCGGAGACGTCGAGGCGGGCCGCGGTGCTCGTACGGCGGCGCGTCGTCGCCGGACCGGCAGCAGCACCAGCACCAGCACGCGCCGCTCCTGTCGGCGGACAAGCATCGGCGGCGGCTGCTCGTGCGGCTCTGGCCCCTCCGCCCCCTCCGGCAAGGCAGGCGGGGGAGCCGGCGAGGAGCGACGCGCTGCGGCGGCTCGTCCCCGGAGGCGCCGGGATGGAGTACTGCAGCCTGCTGGAGGAGACCGCCGACTACGTCCGCTGCCTCCGCGCGCAGGTGCAGCTCATGCAGGGCCTCGCCGACCTCTTCTCCTGCCAATGA